A stretch of the Acyrthosiphon pisum isolate AL4f chromosome A2, pea_aphid_22Mar2018_4r6ur, whole genome shotgun sequence genome encodes the following:
- the LOC100164801 gene encoding uncharacterized protein LOC100164801 isoform X1, which yields MNVLCLKLRRKHQVWSPEMTENIKHSKAFHSKADRSKHIEQLRQTMSLQMPVTEDTPPDMLSGAMDLNVILPNGSVIKMSVERSTPMMDLLVQITTAHKLSPGSHALHAIGDRGVLPYKPSTPIGALDTWTVNIVPKNLSKNGRYQSQSIMKCITKPFEQTFRLQVHLPRNQLYVSRISPKTQLNKILKQVCFEKNLDPAKYTLRKPDKLNEPLDLSKTLVEYKLQQLSLVLNTNSTLIGGLSSDDIMSRAPKKFSCDDSLSSGSLGGRSLSPTRSDESSDTPRRHPLMVKVLPSRPVRKRRLAPKPPSQPRNAPEQTIISHSRNSSDSSGYHESSVLSDAVDSSSVGMTRSGNFSPAKTSGPTMSRSMTNLQACGQNQNQFSEIPFMSNNIGQSKHSVSTTSLISIQSRKKKAAPLPPLANKPKLAPPQEESESESETQRKSQTLPVTTKLYIADPQEKSKTVSRIELNNNLVEPNLSPATSSLSSLSRSDVDRDLTEPTSPTSSIVIGCKYLSKLEKKSKRPAPKPPIRSSTINRPQASSQPGDLSTVPRLSSGSTADEDELRMDDEEIDRIFGDATSGYDTPSIITIKESNTEVTDIDWEYKLPDPPSAFRDDHSPAMTMFDTVTIGNLKDVVLQEEPTVNPVEVKEDSITVEESVKKIIGDEYHCFPQDSGIGSDDSSLPSSCEEKIHADEKPVKIVEPKESKLNNFKIVAYDEDCTRPTEIFCDESVKTWKTTQIARESNPAYKTQTPNSVNRHKSFSMDRTNSSVTVKRSTSHISLLSGNIKPSNRLANHYIGRTYSSERLNYDDESPVKRSFSVDNITEDARENCQDDNDNHNEIIPKKIEPTLEQSSPLHSLQILKTILPQIEDHKENTKNNNLSFDEVSNIPNTSLSEAISEKNNESPFKENALETNVSNPKIETTEFNEFRTRVAFLKPKCQEVMCEQNSATVETPATVTHVQSSKNKLHGEPGKINILDLRREFPNDKPEAQIPVNKDEKVKRYLYTGPPKISLSTWNERPKRQVSIKTDRDYVIGIRQRLQRKADGEDTNKSLDEDYNCNNKPVSRVPIVKSVELKKPYAEQLQTASPVLALSEAIKAQAKLSSGYSYHGSAIVLTGENDDNVTLRPLEKKSSADRSSYTFGKLMGRSRKPREISTNVDPRENLLESIRSFGGRDNLRKIRA from the exons aCAAACGATGTCCTTGCAGATGCCGGTGACGGAAGACACGCCTCCCGACATGCTGTCTGGGGCAATGGATCTGAACGTGATTCTGCCTAACGGTTCCGTGATCAAGATGAGCGTCGAGAGAAG CACGCCAATGATGGATTTGCTTGTGCAGATCACCACTGCCCACAAACTATCGCCCGGCAGTCACGCGTTGCACGCCATCGGCGACCGCGGGGTCTTGCCGTACAAACCCAGCACTCCTATCG GTGCCCTAGATACGTGGACAGTAAACATTGTTCCTAAAAACTTAAGTAAAAATGGCAGGTATCAAAGCCAGTCTATTATGAAATGCATAACAAAACCGTTCGAACAAACGTTCCGTCTACAg gtacatttaccgAGAAATCAGTTATACGTGTCCCGAATAAGTCCAAAAACGCAACTTAATAAAATTCTCAAGCAAGTATGTTTCGAGAAAAATCTTGATCCTGCCAAGTATACATTAAGGAAACCAG acAAATTGAACGAGCCCTTGGACTTGAGTAAAACATTAGTTGAGTATAAACTACAACAATTGTCACTAGTGTTGAATACTAATAGCACTCTCATTGGTGGCCTATCTTCAGATGACATCATGTCCCGGGCACCTAAAAAATTTTCG tGTGATGATAGTTTGAGTAGTGGTAGTTTGGGTGGTAGAAGTTTGAGTCCGACTAGATCAGATGAATCTTCAGACACCCCACGTAGACACCCATTAATGGTCAAAGTATTGCCATCTAGACCGGTCAGGAAAAGAAGACTAGCACCAAAACCACCATCG cAACCACGAAATGCTCCAgaacaaacaataatttcacATTCACGAAATAGTTCTGATAGTAGTGGATACCACGAATCATCAGTGCTTAGTGATGCTGTAGATTccag CAGTGTTGGAATGACGAGGTCTGGGAATTTTTCTCCTGCTAAAACGTCTGGCCCGACCATGTCGCGTTCAATGACCAATCTCCAAGCTTGCGGACAAAATCAGAACCAGTTTTCCGAAATACCTTTTATGTCTAACAACATAGGTCAATCAAAACACTCCGTATCTACTACATCACTAATATCTATTCAAA gTCGTAAAAAGAAAGCTGCACCCCTTCCACCACTAGCAAATAAGCCCAAACTCGCACCACCACAAGAAGAATCTGAAAGTGAATCAGAAACACAGAGAAAATCGCAAACACTGCCTGTTACAACAAAACTGTATATAGCAGATCCacaagaaaaatcaaaaactgtTTCCAGAATAGAACTGAACAATAATTTAGTTGAACCTAATCTATCCCCAGCAACTTCCTCGTTGTCATCACTTAGTCGATCCGATGTAGATAGAG ATTTGACTGAACCCACATCTCCCACATCCTCGATTGTAATAGGTTGTAAATACTTATCAAAATTGGAAAAGAAATCGAAACGACCAGCGCCTAAACCACCTATACGATCTTCGACCATAAACCGACCACAGGCGTCCAGTCAACCTGGAGATTTGTCAACAGTACCTCGATTATCTTCAG GTTCAACTGCCGACGAAGACGAGTTGCGTATGGACGATGAAGAAATCGATCGTATATTTGGAGATGCAACTAGTGGTTACGATACACCATCTATCATTACCATAAAAGAAAGCAACACAGAAGTTACAGATATTGATTGGGAGTACAAATTGCCTGACCCTCCTTCGGCATTTAGAGATGACCATTCTCCTGCAATGACGATGTTCGATACAGTAACCATCGGTAATCTTAAAGATGTCGTCCTTCAAGAGGAACCTACTGTTAATCCAGTTGAAGTGAAAGAAGATAGCATCACAGTTGAAgagtctgtaaaaaaaataattggggACGAATACCATTGTTTCCCTCAAGATTCAGGAATTGGATCAGATGATTCATCGTTGCCGTCGAGTTGTGAAGAAAAAATTCACGCGGATGAAAAACCCGTTAAAATTGTTGAACCAAAAGAatctaaactaaataattttaaaattgtggcTTACGATGAAGATTGTACTAGACCCACAGAGATATTCTGTGATGAGTCGGTTAAAACGTGGAAGACAACACAAATAGCTCGAGAATCAAATCCCGCATACAAAACGCAAACCCCGAACTCCGTTAATAGACACAAATCGTTCAGTATGGATAGAACTAACTCGTCCGTAACAGTCAAACGGAGTACGTCACATATAAGTCTCTTGAGTGGTAATATAAAACCATCCAATCGGTTGGCCAACCACTATATTGGACGAACTTATTCTTCTGAACGACTTAATTATGATGATGAGTCTCCAGTGAAAAGATCGTTCAGCGTAGATAATATAACAGAAG ATGCTCGAGAAAATTGTCAAGATGACAACGACAACCACAACGaaataataccaaaaaaaattgaacctaCATTAGAGCAATCTTCTCCCTTACACTCCCTTcag aTATTAAAAACGATTCTCCCCCAAATTGAAGATCATAaagaaaataccaaaaataataatttaag ttttgaTGAAGTTTCTAATATTCCAAATACATCACTTTCGGAAGCAATATCAGAAAAAAACAACGAGAGTCCGTTTAAAGAGAATGCACTCGAAACGAATGTGTCAAATCCAAAAATAGAAACAACCGAATTCAATGAATTTCGAACGCGTGTGGCTTTTCTGAAACCCAAGTGTCAAGAAGTTATGTGTGAGCAAAATTCTGCGACGGTGGAGACGCCAGCTACCGTTACACACGTTCAATCATCCAAAAATAAACTTCACGGAGAGCCcggtaaaatcaatatattagaTTTACGACGTGAATTTCCTAACGACAAACCGGAAGCCCAAATACCGGTCAATAAAGACGAAAAGGTTAAGAGGTATTTATACACGGGCCCCCCGAAAATCAGTCTATCCACGTGGAACGAACGGCCCAAAAGGCAGGTGAGCATCAAAACCGACCGGGACTACGTCATTGGAATTAGGCAGAGGTTACAGCGAAAGGCCGACGGCGAAGACACGAACAAGTCATTGGACGAGGACTACAACTGCAATAACAAGCCCGTGTCCAGGGTGCCGATAGTGAAGTCGGTCGAACTGAAGAAACCTTACGCTGAACAATTGCAAACGGCCAGCCCGGTGTTGGCCCTGTCCGAAGCGATCAAAGCTCAAGCCAAACTCAGCAGCGGCTACAGTTACCACGGCAGTGCAATCGTGCTGACGGGTGAAAATGACGACAACGTAACATTAAGACCGTTGGAAAAGAAATCATCCGCTGACCGCAGCTCGTACACTTTTGGTAAGCTAATGGGCCGGTCAAGGAAACCCAGGGAAATTTCAACGAACGTCGATCCCAGGGAAAATCTACTCGAGTCGATCAGGTCGTTCGGAGGTAGAGACAACCTGAGGAAAATTAGAGCGTAG
- the LOC100164801 gene encoding uncharacterized protein LOC100164801 isoform X2 produces MNVLCLKLRRKHQVWSPEMTENIKHSKAFHSKADRSKHIEQLRQTMSLQMPVTEDTPPDMLSGAMDLNVILPNGSVIKMSVERSTPMMDLLVQITTAHKLSPGSHALHAIGDRGVLPYKPSTPIGALDTWTVNIVPKNLSKNGRYQSQSIMKCITKPFEQTFRLQVHLPRNQLYVSRISPKTQLNKILKQVCFEKNLDPAKYTLRKPDKLNEPLDLSKTLVEYKLQQLSLVLNTNSTLIGGLSSDDIMSRAPKKFSCDDSLSSGSLGGRSLSPTRSDESSDTPRRHPLMVKVLPSRPVRKRRLAPKPPSQPRNAPEQTIISHSRNSSDSSGYHESSVLSDAVDSSVGMTRSGNFSPAKTSGPTMSRSMTNLQACGQNQNQFSEIPFMSNNIGQSKHSVSTTSLISIQSRKKKAAPLPPLANKPKLAPPQEESESESETQRKSQTLPVTTKLYIADPQEKSKTVSRIELNNNLVEPNLSPATSSLSSLSRSDVDRDLTEPTSPTSSIVIGCKYLSKLEKKSKRPAPKPPIRSSTINRPQASSQPGDLSTVPRLSSGSTADEDELRMDDEEIDRIFGDATSGYDTPSIITIKESNTEVTDIDWEYKLPDPPSAFRDDHSPAMTMFDTVTIGNLKDVVLQEEPTVNPVEVKEDSITVEESVKKIIGDEYHCFPQDSGIGSDDSSLPSSCEEKIHADEKPVKIVEPKESKLNNFKIVAYDEDCTRPTEIFCDESVKTWKTTQIARESNPAYKTQTPNSVNRHKSFSMDRTNSSVTVKRSTSHISLLSGNIKPSNRLANHYIGRTYSSERLNYDDESPVKRSFSVDNITEDARENCQDDNDNHNEIIPKKIEPTLEQSSPLHSLQILKTILPQIEDHKENTKNNNLSFDEVSNIPNTSLSEAISEKNNESPFKENALETNVSNPKIETTEFNEFRTRVAFLKPKCQEVMCEQNSATVETPATVTHVQSSKNKLHGEPGKINILDLRREFPNDKPEAQIPVNKDEKVKRYLYTGPPKISLSTWNERPKRQVSIKTDRDYVIGIRQRLQRKADGEDTNKSLDEDYNCNNKPVSRVPIVKSVELKKPYAEQLQTASPVLALSEAIKAQAKLSSGYSYHGSAIVLTGENDDNVTLRPLEKKSSADRSSYTFGKLMGRSRKPREISTNVDPRENLLESIRSFGGRDNLRKIRA; encoded by the exons aCAAACGATGTCCTTGCAGATGCCGGTGACGGAAGACACGCCTCCCGACATGCTGTCTGGGGCAATGGATCTGAACGTGATTCTGCCTAACGGTTCCGTGATCAAGATGAGCGTCGAGAGAAG CACGCCAATGATGGATTTGCTTGTGCAGATCACCACTGCCCACAAACTATCGCCCGGCAGTCACGCGTTGCACGCCATCGGCGACCGCGGGGTCTTGCCGTACAAACCCAGCACTCCTATCG GTGCCCTAGATACGTGGACAGTAAACATTGTTCCTAAAAACTTAAGTAAAAATGGCAGGTATCAAAGCCAGTCTATTATGAAATGCATAACAAAACCGTTCGAACAAACGTTCCGTCTACAg gtacatttaccgAGAAATCAGTTATACGTGTCCCGAATAAGTCCAAAAACGCAACTTAATAAAATTCTCAAGCAAGTATGTTTCGAGAAAAATCTTGATCCTGCCAAGTATACATTAAGGAAACCAG acAAATTGAACGAGCCCTTGGACTTGAGTAAAACATTAGTTGAGTATAAACTACAACAATTGTCACTAGTGTTGAATACTAATAGCACTCTCATTGGTGGCCTATCTTCAGATGACATCATGTCCCGGGCACCTAAAAAATTTTCG tGTGATGATAGTTTGAGTAGTGGTAGTTTGGGTGGTAGAAGTTTGAGTCCGACTAGATCAGATGAATCTTCAGACACCCCACGTAGACACCCATTAATGGTCAAAGTATTGCCATCTAGACCGGTCAGGAAAAGAAGACTAGCACCAAAACCACCATCG cAACCACGAAATGCTCCAgaacaaacaataatttcacATTCACGAAATAGTTCTGATAGTAGTGGATACCACGAATCATCAGTGCTTAGTGATGCTGTAGATTccag TGTTGGAATGACGAGGTCTGGGAATTTTTCTCCTGCTAAAACGTCTGGCCCGACCATGTCGCGTTCAATGACCAATCTCCAAGCTTGCGGACAAAATCAGAACCAGTTTTCCGAAATACCTTTTATGTCTAACAACATAGGTCAATCAAAACACTCCGTATCTACTACATCACTAATATCTATTCAAA gTCGTAAAAAGAAAGCTGCACCCCTTCCACCACTAGCAAATAAGCCCAAACTCGCACCACCACAAGAAGAATCTGAAAGTGAATCAGAAACACAGAGAAAATCGCAAACACTGCCTGTTACAACAAAACTGTATATAGCAGATCCacaagaaaaatcaaaaactgtTTCCAGAATAGAACTGAACAATAATTTAGTTGAACCTAATCTATCCCCAGCAACTTCCTCGTTGTCATCACTTAGTCGATCCGATGTAGATAGAG ATTTGACTGAACCCACATCTCCCACATCCTCGATTGTAATAGGTTGTAAATACTTATCAAAATTGGAAAAGAAATCGAAACGACCAGCGCCTAAACCACCTATACGATCTTCGACCATAAACCGACCACAGGCGTCCAGTCAACCTGGAGATTTGTCAACAGTACCTCGATTATCTTCAG GTTCAACTGCCGACGAAGACGAGTTGCGTATGGACGATGAAGAAATCGATCGTATATTTGGAGATGCAACTAGTGGTTACGATACACCATCTATCATTACCATAAAAGAAAGCAACACAGAAGTTACAGATATTGATTGGGAGTACAAATTGCCTGACCCTCCTTCGGCATTTAGAGATGACCATTCTCCTGCAATGACGATGTTCGATACAGTAACCATCGGTAATCTTAAAGATGTCGTCCTTCAAGAGGAACCTACTGTTAATCCAGTTGAAGTGAAAGAAGATAGCATCACAGTTGAAgagtctgtaaaaaaaataattggggACGAATACCATTGTTTCCCTCAAGATTCAGGAATTGGATCAGATGATTCATCGTTGCCGTCGAGTTGTGAAGAAAAAATTCACGCGGATGAAAAACCCGTTAAAATTGTTGAACCAAAAGAatctaaactaaataattttaaaattgtggcTTACGATGAAGATTGTACTAGACCCACAGAGATATTCTGTGATGAGTCGGTTAAAACGTGGAAGACAACACAAATAGCTCGAGAATCAAATCCCGCATACAAAACGCAAACCCCGAACTCCGTTAATAGACACAAATCGTTCAGTATGGATAGAACTAACTCGTCCGTAACAGTCAAACGGAGTACGTCACATATAAGTCTCTTGAGTGGTAATATAAAACCATCCAATCGGTTGGCCAACCACTATATTGGACGAACTTATTCTTCTGAACGACTTAATTATGATGATGAGTCTCCAGTGAAAAGATCGTTCAGCGTAGATAATATAACAGAAG ATGCTCGAGAAAATTGTCAAGATGACAACGACAACCACAACGaaataataccaaaaaaaattgaacctaCATTAGAGCAATCTTCTCCCTTACACTCCCTTcag aTATTAAAAACGATTCTCCCCCAAATTGAAGATCATAaagaaaataccaaaaataataatttaag ttttgaTGAAGTTTCTAATATTCCAAATACATCACTTTCGGAAGCAATATCAGAAAAAAACAACGAGAGTCCGTTTAAAGAGAATGCACTCGAAACGAATGTGTCAAATCCAAAAATAGAAACAACCGAATTCAATGAATTTCGAACGCGTGTGGCTTTTCTGAAACCCAAGTGTCAAGAAGTTATGTGTGAGCAAAATTCTGCGACGGTGGAGACGCCAGCTACCGTTACACACGTTCAATCATCCAAAAATAAACTTCACGGAGAGCCcggtaaaatcaatatattagaTTTACGACGTGAATTTCCTAACGACAAACCGGAAGCCCAAATACCGGTCAATAAAGACGAAAAGGTTAAGAGGTATTTATACACGGGCCCCCCGAAAATCAGTCTATCCACGTGGAACGAACGGCCCAAAAGGCAGGTGAGCATCAAAACCGACCGGGACTACGTCATTGGAATTAGGCAGAGGTTACAGCGAAAGGCCGACGGCGAAGACACGAACAAGTCATTGGACGAGGACTACAACTGCAATAACAAGCCCGTGTCCAGGGTGCCGATAGTGAAGTCGGTCGAACTGAAGAAACCTTACGCTGAACAATTGCAAACGGCCAGCCCGGTGTTGGCCCTGTCCGAAGCGATCAAAGCTCAAGCCAAACTCAGCAGCGGCTACAGTTACCACGGCAGTGCAATCGTGCTGACGGGTGAAAATGACGACAACGTAACATTAAGACCGTTGGAAAAGAAATCATCCGCTGACCGCAGCTCGTACACTTTTGGTAAGCTAATGGGCCGGTCAAGGAAACCCAGGGAAATTTCAACGAACGTCGATCCCAGGGAAAATCTACTCGAGTCGATCAGGTCGTTCGGAGGTAGAGACAACCTGAGGAAAATTAGAGCGTAG
- the LOC100164801 gene encoding cordon-bleu protein-like 1 isoform X4, which translates to MNVLCLKLRRKHQVWSPEMTENIKHSKAFHSKADRSKHIEQLRQTMSLQMPVTEDTPPDMLSGAMDLNVILPNGSVIKMSVERSTPMMDLLVQITTAHKLSPGSHALHAIGDRGVLPYKPSTPIGALDTWTVNIVPKNLSKNGRYQSQSIMKCITKPFEQTFRLQVHLPRNQLYVSRISPKTQLNKILKQVCFEKNLDPAKYTLRKPDKLNEPLDLSKTLVEYKLQQLSLVLNTNSTLIGGLSSDDIMSRAPKKFSCDDSLSSGSLGGRSLSPTRSDESSDTPRRHPLMVKVLPSRPVRKRRLAPKPPSQPRNAPEQTIISHSRNSSDSSGYHESSVLSDAVDSSSVGMTRSGNFSPAKTSGPTMSRSMTNLQACGQNQNQFSEIPFMSNNIGQSKHSVSTTSLISIQSRKKKAAPLPPLANKPKLAPPQEESESESETQRKSQTLPVTTKLYIADPQEKSKTVSRIELNNNLVEPNLSPATSSLSSLSRSDVDRGSTADEDELRMDDEEIDRIFGDATSGYDTPSIITIKESNTEVTDIDWEYKLPDPPSAFRDDHSPAMTMFDTVTIGNLKDVVLQEEPTVNPVEVKEDSITVEESVKKIIGDEYHCFPQDSGIGSDDSSLPSSCEEKIHADEKPVKIVEPKESKLNNFKIVAYDEDCTRPTEIFCDESVKTWKTTQIARESNPAYKTQTPNSVNRHKSFSMDRTNSSVTVKRSTSHISLLSGNIKPSNRLANHYIGRTYSSERLNYDDESPVKRSFSVDNITEDARENCQDDNDNHNEIIPKKIEPTLEQSSPLHSLQILKTILPQIEDHKENTKNNNLSFDEVSNIPNTSLSEAISEKNNESPFKENALETNVSNPKIETTEFNEFRTRVAFLKPKCQEVMCEQNSATVETPATVTHVQSSKNKLHGEPGKINILDLRREFPNDKPEAQIPVNKDEKVKRYLYTGPPKISLSTWNERPKRQVSIKTDRDYVIGIRQRLQRKADGEDTNKSLDEDYNCNNKPVSRVPIVKSVELKKPYAEQLQTASPVLALSEAIKAQAKLSSGYSYHGSAIVLTGENDDNVTLRPLEKKSSADRSSYTFGKLMGRSRKPREISTNVDPRENLLESIRSFGGRDNLRKIRA; encoded by the exons aCAAACGATGTCCTTGCAGATGCCGGTGACGGAAGACACGCCTCCCGACATGCTGTCTGGGGCAATGGATCTGAACGTGATTCTGCCTAACGGTTCCGTGATCAAGATGAGCGTCGAGAGAAG CACGCCAATGATGGATTTGCTTGTGCAGATCACCACTGCCCACAAACTATCGCCCGGCAGTCACGCGTTGCACGCCATCGGCGACCGCGGGGTCTTGCCGTACAAACCCAGCACTCCTATCG GTGCCCTAGATACGTGGACAGTAAACATTGTTCCTAAAAACTTAAGTAAAAATGGCAGGTATCAAAGCCAGTCTATTATGAAATGCATAACAAAACCGTTCGAACAAACGTTCCGTCTACAg gtacatttaccgAGAAATCAGTTATACGTGTCCCGAATAAGTCCAAAAACGCAACTTAATAAAATTCTCAAGCAAGTATGTTTCGAGAAAAATCTTGATCCTGCCAAGTATACATTAAGGAAACCAG acAAATTGAACGAGCCCTTGGACTTGAGTAAAACATTAGTTGAGTATAAACTACAACAATTGTCACTAGTGTTGAATACTAATAGCACTCTCATTGGTGGCCTATCTTCAGATGACATCATGTCCCGGGCACCTAAAAAATTTTCG tGTGATGATAGTTTGAGTAGTGGTAGTTTGGGTGGTAGAAGTTTGAGTCCGACTAGATCAGATGAATCTTCAGACACCCCACGTAGACACCCATTAATGGTCAAAGTATTGCCATCTAGACCGGTCAGGAAAAGAAGACTAGCACCAAAACCACCATCG cAACCACGAAATGCTCCAgaacaaacaataatttcacATTCACGAAATAGTTCTGATAGTAGTGGATACCACGAATCATCAGTGCTTAGTGATGCTGTAGATTccag CAGTGTTGGAATGACGAGGTCTGGGAATTTTTCTCCTGCTAAAACGTCTGGCCCGACCATGTCGCGTTCAATGACCAATCTCCAAGCTTGCGGACAAAATCAGAACCAGTTTTCCGAAATACCTTTTATGTCTAACAACATAGGTCAATCAAAACACTCCGTATCTACTACATCACTAATATCTATTCAAA gTCGTAAAAAGAAAGCTGCACCCCTTCCACCACTAGCAAATAAGCCCAAACTCGCACCACCACAAGAAGAATCTGAAAGTGAATCAGAAACACAGAGAAAATCGCAAACACTGCCTGTTACAACAAAACTGTATATAGCAGATCCacaagaaaaatcaaaaactgtTTCCAGAATAGAACTGAACAATAATTTAGTTGAACCTAATCTATCCCCAGCAACTTCCTCGTTGTCATCACTTAGTCGATCCGATGTAGATAGAG GTTCAACTGCCGACGAAGACGAGTTGCGTATGGACGATGAAGAAATCGATCGTATATTTGGAGATGCAACTAGTGGTTACGATACACCATCTATCATTACCATAAAAGAAAGCAACACAGAAGTTACAGATATTGATTGGGAGTACAAATTGCCTGACCCTCCTTCGGCATTTAGAGATGACCATTCTCCTGCAATGACGATGTTCGATACAGTAACCATCGGTAATCTTAAAGATGTCGTCCTTCAAGAGGAACCTACTGTTAATCCAGTTGAAGTGAAAGAAGATAGCATCACAGTTGAAgagtctgtaaaaaaaataattggggACGAATACCATTGTTTCCCTCAAGATTCAGGAATTGGATCAGATGATTCATCGTTGCCGTCGAGTTGTGAAGAAAAAATTCACGCGGATGAAAAACCCGTTAAAATTGTTGAACCAAAAGAatctaaactaaataattttaaaattgtggcTTACGATGAAGATTGTACTAGACCCACAGAGATATTCTGTGATGAGTCGGTTAAAACGTGGAAGACAACACAAATAGCTCGAGAATCAAATCCCGCATACAAAACGCAAACCCCGAACTCCGTTAATAGACACAAATCGTTCAGTATGGATAGAACTAACTCGTCCGTAACAGTCAAACGGAGTACGTCACATATAAGTCTCTTGAGTGGTAATATAAAACCATCCAATCGGTTGGCCAACCACTATATTGGACGAACTTATTCTTCTGAACGACTTAATTATGATGATGAGTCTCCAGTGAAAAGATCGTTCAGCGTAGATAATATAACAGAAG ATGCTCGAGAAAATTGTCAAGATGACAACGACAACCACAACGaaataataccaaaaaaaattgaacctaCATTAGAGCAATCTTCTCCCTTACACTCCCTTcag aTATTAAAAACGATTCTCCCCCAAATTGAAGATCATAaagaaaataccaaaaataataatttaag ttttgaTGAAGTTTCTAATATTCCAAATACATCACTTTCGGAAGCAATATCAGAAAAAAACAACGAGAGTCCGTTTAAAGAGAATGCACTCGAAACGAATGTGTCAAATCCAAAAATAGAAACAACCGAATTCAATGAATTTCGAACGCGTGTGGCTTTTCTGAAACCCAAGTGTCAAGAAGTTATGTGTGAGCAAAATTCTGCGACGGTGGAGACGCCAGCTACCGTTACACACGTTCAATCATCCAAAAATAAACTTCACGGAGAGCCcggtaaaatcaatatattagaTTTACGACGTGAATTTCCTAACGACAAACCGGAAGCCCAAATACCGGTCAATAAAGACGAAAAGGTTAAGAGGTATTTATACACGGGCCCCCCGAAAATCAGTCTATCCACGTGGAACGAACGGCCCAAAAGGCAGGTGAGCATCAAAACCGACCGGGACTACGTCATTGGAATTAGGCAGAGGTTACAGCGAAAGGCCGACGGCGAAGACACGAACAAGTCATTGGACGAGGACTACAACTGCAATAACAAGCCCGTGTCCAGGGTGCCGATAGTGAAGTCGGTCGAACTGAAGAAACCTTACGCTGAACAATTGCAAACGGCCAGCCCGGTGTTGGCCCTGTCCGAAGCGATCAAAGCTCAAGCCAAACTCAGCAGCGGCTACAGTTACCACGGCAGTGCAATCGTGCTGACGGGTGAAAATGACGACAACGTAACATTAAGACCGTTGGAAAAGAAATCATCCGCTGACCGCAGCTCGTACACTTTTGGTAAGCTAATGGGCCGGTCAAGGAAACCCAGGGAAATTTCAACGAACGTCGATCCCAGGGAAAATCTACTCGAGTCGATCAGGTCGTTCGGAGGTAGAGACAACCTGAGGAAAATTAGAGCGTAG